A window of Conger conger chromosome 13, fConCon1.1, whole genome shotgun sequence contains these coding sequences:
- the LOC133107878 gene encoding extracellular calcium-sensing receptor-like, whose translation MIFTTEEINNRTDLLPGVTLGYKIHDSCLSPIYSLRAAMALMNGYEETLSDTSCSTPAVVQAIVGTSTSTNAIAIATAVGLFQIPVISHFSTCACLSNRKEFPSFFRTIPSDYYQSRALAQLVKHFGWTWIGAVRSDSDYGNNGMATFIETAQQEGICIEYSEKFHRTEQEKLQKVVDVIRRGTAKVIVAFLGQVGMIKLLEQLTFQNITGLQMVGSEGWITSSNLVTPTSFRILGGSLGFAVTKGKINGFKEFILKLHPSQYPNNTAVTDFWEAAFQCYLRNRYDKPHNAPCTGSESLNELENDYTDVSELRISSNVYKAVYTVAHSLHEVLACTAHQGCTNSVTPEPWQVLRALKKVNFTLETGEHVSFDDNGDPIARYEVVNWQLSPGGAVEFRVVGYYDASLPSGQQFVMSPVSMLWAGGQKEKPRSVCSESCPPGTRKAVQRGRPVCCYDCVPCAEGEISNATDSIDCIQCLEEYWSNANRDQCVLKTVEFLSFQEIMGIVLVIFSIFGACVTAFVAGLFFIKKDTPIVKANNSELSFLLLFSLKLCFLCSLTFIGQPSEWSCMLRHTAFGITFVLCISCVLGKTIVVLMAFRATLPGSNVMKWFGPLQQRLSVLAFTLVQVIICVLWLTRSPPFPYKNMKHYKEKIILECDVGSAVGFWAVLGYIGLLSILCFVLAFLARKLPDNFNEAKYITFSMLIFSAVWITFIPAYVSSPGKFTVAVEIFAILASSFGLLFCIFLPKCYIILFKPEQNTRKHMMGKTDMKSQ comes from the exons ATGATCTTCACcactgaagaaataaataacagaactgACCTGCTCCCTGGGGTAACTCTTGGATATAAGATTCATgattcctgtctctctccaatATACTCTCTAAGAGCGGCCATGGCTCTGATGAATGGTTATGAGGAAACACTGTCTGACACATCATGCTCCACACCTGCAGTAGTGCAGGCCATTGTTGGGACATCCACGTCGACTAATGCCATTGCAATTGCAACAGCTGTTGGATTATTTCAGATTCCAGTG ATCAGTCACTTTTCAacatgtgcatgtctgagcaacagaaaAGAGTTTCCCTCATTCTTCAGAACCATTCCCAGTGACTattaccagagcagagcactggCTCAGCTGGTGAAGCACTTTGGCTGGACCTGGATAGGAGCTGTGAGGAGTGATAGTGACTATGGCAACAACGGAATGGCTACATTTATAGAAACTGCTCAACAGGAAGGGATCTGCATTGAGTATTCTGAGAAATTTCACAGGACTGAACAAGAGAAATTACAGAAGGTTGTTGATGTCATCAGAAGAGGTACTGCAAAGGTAATTGTAGCATTCCTTGGTCAGGTTGGGATGATCAAATTATTGGAGCAGCTGACCTTTCAGAATATTACTGGCCTTCAAATGGTTGGCAGTGAAGGCTGGATAACTTCAAGCAATCTTGTGACACCTACAAGTTTCAGAATATTGGgaggatctcttggctttgctGTCaccaaaggcaaaataaatggcTTCAAAGAATTTATATTAAAACTTCACCCATCCCAGTACCCAAATAATACTGCTGTTACAGACTTTTGGGAAGCTGCTTTTCAGTGTTATCTAAGAAATAGATACGACAAGCCTCATAATGCCCCATGCACTGGATCTGAGAGCTTGAATGAACTGGAAAATGATTACACTGATGTGTCAGAGCTGAGAATCTCCAGCAATGTTTATAAAGCAGTGTACACTGTTGCTCATTCTCTTCATGAGGTGCTGGCATGTACAGCCCACCAAGGCTGCACAAACAGTGTGACACCAGAACCCTGGCAG GTACTTAGGGCTCTGAAAAAGGTCAATTTCACTTTGGAAACTGGGGAGCATGTCTCCTTTGACGATAATGGGGACCCAATAGCCAGATATGAGGTGGTGAACTGGCAGCTTTCTCCTGGTGGTGCTGTAGAGTTCAGAGTGGTTGGCTATTATGATGCTTCCTTACCATCTGGTCAGCAGTTTGTTATGAGTCCTGTTAGTATGCTTTGGGCAGGTGGGCAAAAAGAG AAAcccaggtcagtgtgcagtgagagctgtCCCCCAGGCACCCGGAAGGCTGTGCAGAGAGGAAGGCCAGTCTGTTGCTAtgactgtgtgccctgtgctgaGGGTGAAATCAGCAATGCTACAG atTCTATTGATTGTATTCAGTGCCTGGAAGAATACTGGTCTAATGCTAACAGGGATCAATGTGTTTTAAAGACTGTTGAATTTCTGTCTTTTCAAGAAATTATGGGGATTGTGCTTgttatattttccatatttggAGCGTGTGTAACTGCATTTGTGGCCGGGCTATTCTTTATAAAGAAAGACACTCCCATTGTGAAAGCCAACaactcagagctgagcttcctgctgctctttTCATTGAAACTGTGTTTCCTTTGCTCTCTTACCTTCATTGGCCAGCCTTCTGAATGGTCATGTATGCTGCGCCACACTGCGTTTGGGATcacctttgtcctctgcatctctTGTGTTCTGGGGAAAACAATAGTGGTGTTAATGGCCTTCAGGGCTACACTTCCTGGCAGTAATGTCATGAAGTGGTTTGGGCCTCTGCAGCAGAGACTGAGTGTTCTTGCTTTCACTCTCGTACAGGTCattatttgtgtgctttggttaacaagatcccctcccttcccctacAAGAACATGAAGCACTACAAAGAAAAGATAATTCTAGAATGTGATGTAGGATCAGCAGTGGGGTTCTGGGCTGTACTGGGTTATATTGGGCTCCTCTctatattgtgttttgttttagcttttctAGCTCGTAAATTGCCTGACAACTTCAATGAAGCCAAATACATCACATTCAGCATGCTCATATTCAGTGCAGTCTGGATCACCTTTATACCAGCTTATGTCAGCTCACCTGGAAagttcactgtagctgtggagaTCTTTGCAATTTTGGCATCTAGCTTCGGTTTGCTGTTCTGTATCTTCCTTCCAAAatgttatataatattattcaaACCTGAGCAGAATACAAGAAAACATATGATGGGTAAAACGGACATGAAATCTCAATGA